One Drechmeria coniospora strain ARSEF 6962 chromosome 01, whole genome shotgun sequence genomic region harbors:
- a CDS encoding sodium/hydrogen exchanger 3, with protein sequence MDTALVRRVMYQVPAHPRPPWLTRRYWKPSAANASNPCLLAPLGRTGSDSAARDFTRHPAATSRQKRNIRTGPKASSALLRPFHLLNYFNLQIPTHPSATLPLLQASLAAADPTNSPCTSCRCRPERLVSAKKIATMLSSADVADMGLQLLGALPFPPSLDRLSNRAFDRQHRMLTRLVARRSQEVDPDEGDSAQKELFAAWALFISIMLLIAAFFTSYMLQMKKVTAIHETVISIFAGSSVLARATLRPSWPGLPSAHPGPGYPLPILARATLCPSWPGLPSAHPGPGYPLPILARATLCPSWPGLPSAHPGPGYPPPILSRIPSALSADAACEGMIVGLTLLVTSGDSIRNLISFDYQIFFNLLLPPIILSSGYELHQANFFRNIGTILTFAFAGTFLSAIVIGLILWLFTMLPGSLDMTFVDAISVGATLSATDPVTILAIFNTYKVDPKLYTIIFGESILNDAIAIVIFETAQKYNKGEAASYGFLSFFEGTGIFLLIFFGSLLIGVIVGVGTALLLKFTYLRRLPKIESCLIVLISYATYFFSHGVHMSGIVSLLFCGITLKHYAYFNMSRRTQLTTKYIFQVMSQLSENFIFIYLGLALFTDNALQFQPPLIIVTICAVVAARWVAVFPLSRAINWFIRYRARRRGAEVNDELPYNYQAMLFWAGLRGAVGVALAALLKGENSYALRATVLVVVVLTVIIFGGTTARMLEILGIRTGVVEEIDSDDEFDIESFGGGVHAKRSGSALGYQPRKNGHVALSNLEVRGSAAYVSGHASRARSGTRKTRSLSRRNSGIPSPHEIERADLLSRSAVEESELGSDIDTSDLPPPARPSPRFRDTSSVPPLADSAFMSPTSEGSHHTPITATGAIRQLWSAEDPAGLFRQLDEDFIKPHLLLHSGGGGGGGGGGSGAGGAGGGGGSGGGAGS encoded by the exons ATGGATACGGCCTTGGTTCGGCGTGTCatgtaccaggtacctgcccacccgcggccgccatggctgaCGAGGAGGTACTGGAAACCCTCGGCAGCAAATGCCTCGAACCCGTGTCTTCTCGCCCCATTGGGACGGACGGGGAGTGATAGTGCAGCACGAGACTTTACACGTCACCCAGCCGCCACGAGTCGACAAAAACGCAACATTCGGACCGGACCCAAGGCCagctctgctctgctccgGCCATTCCACCTTCTCAACTACTTCAACCTCCAGATCCCgacccatccatccgccaCCCTTCCCCTGCTGCAGgccagcctcgccgctgccgatCCGACCAACAGCCCATGCACCTCTTGCCGATGTCGCCCTGAGAGGCTCGTGAGCGCCAAAAAGATTGCGACGATGCTGTcctccgccgacgtcgccgacatgGGCCTCCAGCTGCTCGGTGCGTTGCCattccctccctccctcgatCGCCTCTCCAACCGTGCCTTCGACCGCCAGCACAGGATGCTAACTCGCCTCGTAGCGCGACGATCCCAGGAGGTAGACCCTGATG AGGGTGACTCGGCCCAAAAGGAGCTCTTTGCCGCCTGGGCCCTTTTCATATCCATCATGctgctcatcgccgccttcttcACCAGCTACATGCTCCAGATGAAAAAGGTCACCGCCATTCACGAGACCGTCATCTCCATCTTTGCAGGTTCGTCCGTCCTGGCCCGGGCTACCCTCCGCCCATCCTGGCCCGGGCTACCCTCTGCCCATCCTGGCCCGGGCTACCCTCTGCCCATCCTGGCCCGGGCTACCCTCTGCCCATCCTGGCCCGGGCTACCCTCTGCCCATCCTGGCCCGGGCTACCCTCTGCCCATCCTGGCCCGGGCTACCCTCTGCCCATCCTGGCCCGGGCTACCCTCCGCCCATCCTGGCCCGGGCTACCCTCCGCCCATCCTGTCCCGGATCCCCTCTGCGCTCTCTGCTGACGCGGCCTGCGAAGGAATGATCGTCGGCCTCACTCTTCTCGTGACGTCGGGTGATTCGATTCGAAACCTCATCAGCTTCGACTATCAAATCTTCTTCAACCTCCTGCTGCCGCCCATCATCCTCTCATCCGGCTACGAACTCCACCAGGCCAACTTCTTCCGGAACATCGGCACCATCTTGacctttgcctttgccggcaccttcctctccgccatcgtcatcggcctcaTCCTCTGGCTCTTCACCATGCTTCCCGGCTCGTTGGACATGACCTTTGTCGACGCCatctccgtcggcgccacCCTCTCCGCCACCGACCCCGTCACCATTCTCGCCATCTTCAACACCTACAAGGTCGACCCGAAGCTGTACACCATCATCTTTGGCGAGTCCATCCTCAacgacgccatcgccatcgtcatcttcgAGACGGCCCAAAAGTACAACAAGGGCGAGGCTGCGAGCTACGGGTTCCTGAGCTTCTTCGAGGGCACCGGCATCTTCCTCCTCATATTCTTTGGCAGCTTGCtcatcggcgtcatcgtcggcgtcggcaccgcccTGCTCCTCAAGTTCACCTATCTCCGGAGGTTGCCCAAGATTGAGAGCTGTCTCATCGTCCTCATCTCCTACGCCACCTACTTCTTCTCCCACGGCGTTCACATGTCAG GCATTGTATCGCTTCTCTTCTGCGGCATCACCCTCAAGCATTATGCCTATTTCAACATGTCGAGGCGCACCCAGCTCACGACGAAATACATCTTTCAAGTCATGTCGCAGCTGTCGGAAAATTTCATCTTCATctacctcggcctcgccttgTTCACCGACAATGCGCTCCAGTTCCAGCCGCCgctcatcatcgtcaccatttgcgccgtcgtcgccgccagaTGGGTCGCCGTCTTTCCTCTCTCGAGGGCCATCAACTGGTTCATTCGCTACCGCGCCAGGAGAAGAGGCGCCGAGGTCAACGACGAGCTGCCGTACAACTACCAGGCCATGCTCTTCTGGGCCGGTCTCCGTGGCGCCGTtggcgtcgccctcgcggcTCTGCTCAAGGGCGAGAACTCCTATGCGCTCCGAGCGACcgtcttggtcgtcgtcgtgctcacCGTCATCATCTTCGGCGGCACCACCGCCCGCATGCTCGAGATTCTTGGCATCcgcaccggcgtcgtcgaggaaatCGACAGCGACGATGAGTTCGACATTGAATCCTTCGGCGGCGGAGTTCATGCGAAGCGTTCAGGCAGCGCTTTGGGCTACCAGCCTCGGAAAAACGGTCATGTCGCACTCTCCAACCTCGAGGTCCGGGGCTCCGCGGCCTACGTATCTGGGCACGCGTCTCGCGCCCGCTCCGGAACGCGGAAAACGCGAAGCCTGAGCCGCAGGAACTCGGGCATCCCCAGTCCGCACGAAATCGAGCGCGCCGACCTGCTCAGCCGCTCCGCCGTGGAGGAATCCGAGCTCGGGAGCGACATTGACACGTCCGACCTCCCACCCCCCGCTCGCCCCTCACCTCGCTTCCGGGACACCTCCAGCGTGCCGCCCCTGGCCGATAGCGCGTTCATGAGCCCGACCAGCGAAGGCTCCCACCACACGCCCATCACCGCCACGGGCGCCATCAGGCAGCTCTGGAGTGCCGAGGACCCTGCCGGCCTCTTCCGCCAGCTCGATGAGGACTTTATCAAGCCGCACTTGCTGCTCCATAGcggtggtggcggcggcggaggcggaggcggtaGTGGTGCCGGTGGTGccggtggaggaggaggatcaggaggaggagccggAAGTTGA